In Zingiber officinale cultivar Zhangliang chromosome 9B, Zo_v1.1, whole genome shotgun sequence, the genomic window ggtcacgggttcgaatcctagaaacgACCTCTTGCAAAAGGCAGGgcaaggctgcgtacaatggatccttccccgggactccGCATAgcgggagtttcgtgcaccgagctgtccttttttttttctctctcctcaatctctcttaccatactctctctctatattttatctcatcacactttctctctcttcattttcttccatcacactctctctcaacacacattctctaccattttctctcggtattctctctcatcatacatactctctcattattttctctctcttcattctctccttattttttcatcatattttctctctcctcaatctctcctatcatactctctctccgtattttctctcatcaaactttctctctcttcattttcttccatcacacactctctcctcattttctctcatcacactttccctctcttcattttttcacatcacactttctctctcgtcacattttctcatcatactttctctcctcaatctctcattttctctcatcacactttatctctcttcagttttcccatcactctttctctctcaacacactttctctctcatcatactttttctcttttcaatctctcctatcacgctctctctcctcattttttctcatcacactttctctctcttcattttcccatcacactttctctctcatcattctctctcatcatatgtttctctcacattcaactttctcttccatataattttttctcttattttcctttaagggtaaaaatggaaattttggttcattccgattgaaaatattcaactaaccaaatattatttttaagaatgatacccaagctcatgcctattctcattctgattcctaggagagaaccaaacgtcaCCTAAAACTACCTCTATAAAATGTTCAATTTCAACTACCTCCCATATCAGTCGAGTGACTATCTTTGCTACTATAACAATGCCAAAGTAGgcaataagttttatgcttctttGTTTCTTAAAATAGATGGTTTTTTAGAATTGATAATGTAGAACATGGACAGTGAGCAACATAATAATCACTGTCTTCCTTGTTTTTCTCTTTCTTGCTCTTCCTTTTTTAGCACACCTTTTATCAGTTTCTTTgccctctttatttttttcactAAATTTCCTTACCTTCATTCAGGAAGCTGATGTTGCAATGCTTTAGCATATTTtcctctaattttttccttcttaATTAGCACATAGGTTGTGgcaatacaaataaaataaaactaacatGCCAAAAAGTAAAGGTTTAACATATCTAATGTTtttttttcactatttttttttgttgatctTGGTAGTGAAAGAGCCATAGTATGCTtataccaaggtttaaaatttcgacccgtgccgaggtttcggtcctagATCGGAACGATATGATTTCGGTGTCGTGTCAtgccgtgccgatatagtttcggtattttttaaatataaaatatattaattaaaaactaaactatttaacataaatatttaaaaaataagcaatataaaaataatcttttaagaaaggaaaagatatgaaaatagataaataaataaataaaaaatttattataatttttaaattaaaataaatgaaatataaaattaattagataattttattagggtttaataaaacCTCTTAAGATTATCTCcatcatagctaggagttgattaaaataattaacctaagtttaattaaaaaaattctgaaaTCCGACACCACTCGCGAGCCTGCATGACTTTGGCACTGCCGCGGGGTGGCACGACCCCTCAGCCATGGCCACGGGGATTGCGTGACTCCTTCGGGGCGACCGCGTTGGCCGTGCGACCCCTCTACAACGACTGTAGGGTCACACAATGCCTCCGCGGCGGCAGTGGAAGGATTATGCGACCCCTCTGCCGCTGTTGTGGGGTCGAGTGACCCCTCTGTTGTGACCACGGGGTCGCAACACGTCGCAGCTGTAGTGGGTCTGGTGTCGGGGTCGTGTCAGTGCCGGTCGCCGAGTGGAACGAGATGTTTCGCCCGTTTCGATCGTCTCGgcacgacactttaaaccatggCTTATACTAATAAATTCTCTTGGATTAGTCATCATTGTCTTTTTAAAGTAACCTTACTCTATAATGTGAGGACAAAGGGATGCAATTTTGTTATCTCAATCGAACAGAGCAAGATTGCCTTGACTAGCACATAGCATGTTAGGCAATGCTAAATGGTTACAACTTTCTTCAACAGTAATTTCCTTACAAAATGTTATCATTATGCAAGGATGTAGGAATCTTGAAATGAAAAAACTGTTTATAGTTAATGCAGGATGGATGTTCATGATTTgcattattatattaaattattaatgTTAGGAATATTTATACAAATTTCATTTAGATAATCAAATATTTGCTATTGTCAAAAGTTGTGACTAGTTTTAGAAATATTTCACTTGTTGCAGTCACAATATTCTTCAAAGAAGAAGCCAGTCTAATGACTGGCTGCATAAGTTACCAGAAATAGTCAAACGCTTGGAAGAATGTATGTTCAGAGATACTGGAACAAAGGTATCATTTCTACTTTACGAAGATATTAATTTTCTTGACAGTTTCAATTTATCTCAATATCTTGAAGTCCAAATCCATGGTATTTTTAAGTATAGTAGGTCTATCACAGGCCTCTTTGTTGACTTTAATGCTAAAGGTTCtctctttctctcctttttctatttttattttattcggtATAGTCATCATTTTCTTTCCTATGCTAACCCTTACAAGTTTTGCAATACGCATTGAACTTTGGCCAGGATGAGTATTTGACTTTGTATACGGAGTCGGATGAAAATCGCTTCTTTGCCGTTATAAGGAGTATTTCTAACAGAAAACAACGTGCATCACAGCAAGTTAGATCTTCTTCTACCCCTGGCATGATGATTCCAATGCCTAGGATACAGCAAAATAGAAATGTACAATCAATAATATCTGGTTCAGTTGAGAAGCCCAAAATTAGTAGTTCAAGTGTTGAATGTTCTCCAGCAACAAGTGTGGGAAATTTGCAACCAACCGGGAATGGTCTGACTGATGTCAATTCCTCAATTCATTTGGCTAATGGTAATTCAGTCTGCGTATTCCATCTTTTTTATTTGCCGTTTGCCTCTCTTTGGTTTCATATGTACAGGGATGAGACTTTTTCTTCTGTGCAGTTTCCAATTGCCATCGGAGACAAGGTACTGACTTTCCTCTTGGTTCAGGTGTAAGAAATATAATGCATTCAAACTCCACTGGCATGCCAAGGCAATCTAGTCAGATGATTCCAACACCAGGATATGTAGATCCACAGGCTGTATCCTTAGTCTCAGAATCTTCTAATGCAATTAATCTTTCCAGGTGTGATTCTACAATACCTTCGGAATTACAACAGACAAGGAATGTTGGAAACCCAAGCAACCACTTATTACATAGTTTAGGAGGGCAGATTGATTCTGGTATCAGGTCAAATAATCTGCAGAAGACTTTACTGCATAGCATGCCAAATGGAGTCATAAATAGTGGTCTGGATTCAGTTGGGAGCAACGTGCAATTTAACAGGTCTACTAATTTAGAGGGATTGATAAAGACTGGGCCTATGCAACAGCACTTTGATCAGCAAATACACCAATCTAGAATGCCAGGTAATGCTATCAGTATGAGAATCTGTTATCCTGAGTTTTCCATTTTCCAGATACCTTTTGATTTTTTATGCTGTCTTCGTACTAGTAATCAGATTGTACATATCCAGGATCTAATCGTTTATGTGATATTGTATTTATGTGTGGATCAAGTGGTGGAATGCTATGGTGGTTTTTAGACTTAATTTATGCATGTGTGCTTAAACAATATCCCATTTTTGTTCATAACATGTTTTTTATGTTATCTCCTTGTTAGTAATCTTAGAGTCCAACAATCAATCAGGAAATTGAGTACCTGATTTTTTAATGCAGTTATATATTTACCTATGAATACTGGAAAAAGCAAAcaatattattaaattttctgTCAATTTCTTGATACATAGtaaatgcaaaaataaattttaatgtcATTATTGTTAACCTTGGAGGTACTACGTGGAGGAGATTCTATGTTCAACTGAGCACCATGTTAAACTGAATCTACCTGTATCTTGGGTCAACAGACTGGCAGTGATTTTACTTTCTTATGCGTATACAACAATCTTCATGCAAATTTGCTGCACCTACTTTGTTTCTGGAAGTGTACCTTATAAATTGTAATACTGTTGTAATGTATGCAGTGCCATTGTCTGAGCAAATGTTGTCTAGTGGAGTCAATGTTTATGCTATGAAAGTAACTGATATATCAGGATCTGATAATGATCATGGCCATGGTTCATCTGTATTATCTGCTATGAATAATCTCAACAGTGGTAGTTTGCAAACAAGAGTGGGAACAAATCCAAGCTTGCTACACcatcaaacaaatttaaatcCACAGTACACACAAATAAGGCCTCACACAATTGATCCTTcacaaaaatttaatctaaatgcATCACAATTGACAAATGAGGTATTGCAATCACAATCACAGGTGCAGCAATCTCAGCAACAAGTTAGTTCATCTTATCCTCAGTTCTTTCAAAACCAAACTAAACTGCTATTGTTacaacagcaacagcagcagcaaAGTCAACAAAACCAAATATCGTTACCACCTGACACACTGAGACAGACTTCAGGAACTTCTTTAGATGAGCAAATGCCAGGGCATGAACTTATGACCCCTTCTGGGGCATTGCATTCACAAGTTTCCCAGCAGATCCAAGCATCAGAATCACAATCTAATTTTTTTGATGTCCATTCTAGAGCACAATTTGTCAACCCGTTATCTGGGTCTGAAGATTTTCTTGTTCAGATTCCACAGGGTTCACAACAATCATTGCACCCAAATGTTTTGGTTGATAATTTTCAAAGGTGTATCAACAACCAGTCTAGTGAATCCCAAACAAGGGACCAATTTCAACTTCAACCTTCACGAGGGGTACAAGTGCTGAATAAGCTTTCAAGTGAAGAGCCTTCGGAATTTCATCAGAAAATCACAGTTAAAAATGAAGTTCAGCAACCTCACATGTCCCTTCAGGGATGTAATGCCAGCGCTGCTACAATGATGCCCCATTTTTCTAGCAGATTAGCTCCTGGCCTGGAGGAATCTGTAGGTAAATCGAATTATCTGAAGCAAATTAGGTGGTTGTTGTTTTTGCACCATGCTCGGCGTTGCCCTTCTCCAAAGGGTCAATGCCCAGAAGTTAATTGCTTAAGAGTACAAGAGTTAATAACTCACATACGCTGCTGCGATAGTGACTCATGTGAATATGCCCGCTGTAAGCCTAGTAGGGTCCTTCTTCATCATTTTCATTATTGCCGAGCAGCTAATTGCCCTGTATGTGTGTCGGTTCATAGCCTTATGGCATCTTGTAGAATACCTGCTCGTGCTTTATCTGATGCTGGTTCAGAGAGTCAGGCTGTTGCCTCCAATACTACAAGCAAGGGAAGAGATTCTAATGAAATCACTGGTGATATGGAGTCTAGGTTCACAACGATGCAACTTACCTGTGCTTTAGCTGATGTTGTACCAGGAAGCCAGATGGATGTTGACAATGGTAGGATCAAGAGAGATGGAGCGATTGCTGAACTGTCTGATGATAAGCTGGCTAAATGCAGGAAAATTCAGCATGCATCTCTTCTTGTTACTAACAATGGATCATCTGCAGCCTTGCATTCTTCTAAGGACAATTCATATGGCTTCCAGGAAGCACAGTTTCAGAATTGCAAACAAACTGACATGGTCATGTCCGTTAAATGTGAAACTTTTGATACAAAGACTGAACAATTCATTAGCACTGGACACGAAAAATTCACAACCAATGGAAGTGGCATTGAACAAAACCAGATTAAAATAATTGATATGAAATCTAATGCTTCTAATCATGTTAAGTGTATTGTTAAGCAAGAAACCTTGATGGTTGAAGAGAAGATTGATCAGGCAAGAAATGATATCAAGCAGGAAAACTTTGAGAAGTCAACTGATCAGGCAACTGCAAGTAAATCAGGGAAGCCAAAGATAAAAGGTGTTTCCTTAACTGAGCTATTCACTCCAGAACAAATCAGGGACCATATTCATAGTCTGAGGCGATGGGATGGCCAGGTTAGCTGTTGAACAATCAAAATCTGTTGCTATCATCATAAAGTTTTATCAAATTACTTCCTCAAAATTATGATGATTAGTAGACTATATTTGTTTGGGCTTTCAGAAACTATAATGTTGTTTTCTCCATCATGTATCTTTGGCATATTTTACATAGCAAAATATGATATGCTTGTTTGGGTTTGGATACAAAGTTTTTTTTAGCTCAGGCTATCTTGAGAAAAGAATGCAAAAAAGCAAAAGGAATTTGTACAAATTAGTAAAATAATCTCTGGATATCCTGTTCTTATTTTTCTGCacttataaaatttctttattaGGAGAGGACTTGATTAGTTATGCATTATATCTTTCATGGTTATTGTTGGATCTTCACATTGCTTGTGTTATAGACATTACTTTGTAGAAGTAAACACTAGGCTAGTTGTCTTTCCAATCACATTTCTATTTCTCGTTGGTGGTATCAGGCTGCTTGGAAGCATTTTTAGCTGCTAAATTTCTTGTGTTGCTTACCTACTATATTCTTTCTGTGTGATAAATAATGCCACAGTATGAAAGCTATTAGAAACATTTCTACcgcattatttatttatttatttgcaaTTTTTTCTCATATCTTCAAAATTGGCTGTCACAGAGTAAGGCTAAAGCTGAAAAGAATCAAGCAATAGGACACTCAATGAATGAGAATTCGTGTCAACTTTGTGCAGTGGAAAAGCTTACATTTGATCCAACTCCACTATATTGTTCAATATGTGGTGCAAGGATAAAGCGGAATGCTATGTACTACACAGTTGGAAGTGGTGAAACCCGTCACTACTTTTGCATCCCATGCTATAATGAGGCTCGTAGTGATACTATAGCAGTTGAAGGCTCTACACTTCTCAAGGCAAAGCTTGAAAAGAAGAAAAATGATGAGGAAACAGAAGAATGGGTAAAATCTTGAGACCGTAGATCttgattttcttatttttctttcaaaatatgTATTTTGTTCTTCCTTTTATCTTTTTGTGATTATGCTTTATCTCCTGATGTTTCATGTAGTGGGTACAATGTGATAAATGTGAAGCTTGGCAACATCAAATATGCTCTCTCTTTAATGGccgaagaaatgagagaggccaAGCTGAATATACTTGCCCAAATTGTTATGTAAAGGAGATAGAAAATGGTGAACACAAACCTTTACCCCAGAGTGCTGTTCTCGGTGCAAAAGATCTTCCAACAACAATCCTCAGTGATCACATAGAACAACGACTCTTCAAGCGACTCAAGCAAGAGAGAATGGATAGAGCTAGACTGCTTGGCAAAAACATAGAGGAGGTTATTCCGATGACTAATTCCCTActctatcttttttattttttactaaaACTCCTTCCGTATCTGGGTCTTATGCTTGGCAGTTATGACTCCGAATACAGTCACATGTTAATTAACCTGATCTTCCCATCAATTGATAGACTACCATCTTATTTGAATAATTCTTTTATCAATTTAATAGTTATATCAAGAAGGTTCATGTGGCTATTGATATACATGTCTTAAGACTCCATGCATTTAACTGAACATATTTTGGATAAGGGTGGCTTATTTTTTGTTGTTTAGTAGTAGGAGAAAGGTTTTGCTGAGTGGaagttgaaaaatataaatttcagGAAAATTGCCTCCCCTTCAAAAAAGAATCATTTTTATCCTAGATCCACCATTCACTATTAGTAATTTTTGAATTGAAGTTAATTTCATTAGGTGCAATCAATTAAATTACTCACTCAAGTCAGTGATGATTTCATTATAATCAtataaatatttgattgttaCAAGCTAAAAATCTTATAAAAACAATAATAGTCTTCATCTAGCTGTATGTTCCCAATTATTTGGGGTCATCTACACGAATCTTGCCCATTGAGGTTTATGCAAATCTATGTTATTAGTAATATTCCAATCAATTAAATCACACTAAAGTTTTATTTGGTTTGCCTTACTCCTTCACTCTAACAGATTCAATTCTTCCTAACTATATGTCATATTGTTCTCCTTTAAGCATATCCATATACCAGCTACCATATTCTCATTTCATCATttattagatatttttattttatcatttctAGTTAACGCAATGTCTTAGCATTATCATTTCTTTGTGCCTATTAGTTCTTAATAGTCCAAATACTTTGATCCACAACCCCTCGATAGTAGATACTACTTGGTGTACGACAAGAAAATATTTATATGCATCATTTCTCAATCTCATAGGATTTCTTGTCTCAGTTAGCAATCTTACGAGACAAACAAGAAATATGAAAGGGAATTCTAAACTATTTATTGAATCAATGGAAGCATGGGTtgaaggcccttatataggctGCACATTCTACAATGAGTTATTTTTACTAAAACTCATACTGACTAGGCtcgattttttcagaaatagtaAAAGTAAAATATGGGTTGTTCTTATTAAAATTCATATTAACTAGGTTAGGTGTGATGGAAATAatataagtaaaatatttttttttgtattttagaCCAAAGTAAAAAACTATTAGCTCTAATAACTTGTTTTTATTAAAAACGTACAAAGTAAGATAGATGTACTAGAATGATAGTTTGAAATTTTGTACCATGCTGAGTGAAAGAGTCTAAATGTATTGTTCCAGTAAATACCGAAATACTATTGTTCCAGTAAAAAATTGAAACTCCGGCATGTCTCGAGATTTTAAAACTTGACTGAAAtagtaaaatttaaattaaatgaaatttcATTTTAGGACAaaccaaattcaaaataaaatataatttagacCTTTAACCACACATTGGATTGGGGTATTATTTTAAAATGACCTATTTTTATTTGCATCATCTATCTTAACATTTCAATTTTCAATCGCTGCTCA contains:
- the LOC122025691 gene encoding probable histone acetyltransferase HAC-like 1 isoform X4 encodes the protein MKSNAHISGQAASQTGLQMPGLPQQINNSMASQMQNIDPRKVDSEFLQLRIRMQQKIHNILQRRSQSNDWLHKLPEIVKRLEECMFRDTGTKDEYLTLYTESDENRFFAVIRSISNRKQRASQQVRSSSTPGMMIPMPRIQQNRNVQSIISGSVEKPKISSSSVECSPATSVGNLQPTGNGLTDVNSSIHLANVSNCHRRQGTDFPLGSGVRNIMHSNSTGMPRQSSQMIPTPGYVDPQAVSLVSESSNAINLSRCDSTIPSELQQTRNVGNPSNHLLHSLGGQIDSGIRSNNLQKTLLHSMPNGVINSGLDSVGSNVQFNRSTNLEGLIKTGPMQQHFDQQIHQSRMPVPLSEQMLSSGVNVYAMKVTDISGSDNDHGHGSSVLSAMNNLNSGSLQTRVGTNPSLLHHQTNLNPQYTQIRPHTIDPSQKFNLNASQLTNEVLQSQSQVQQSQQQVSSSYPQFFQNQTKLLLLQQQQQQQSQQNQISLPPDTLRQTSGTSLDEQMPGHELMTPSGALHSQVSQQIQASESQSNFFDVHSRAQFVNPLSGSEDFLVQIPQGSQQSLHPNVLVDNFQRCINNQSSESQTRDQFQLQPSRGVQVLNKLSSEEPSEFHQKITVKNEVQQPHMSLQGCNASAATMMPHFSSRLAPGLEESVGKSNYLKQIRWLLFLHHARRCPSPKGQCPEVNCLRVQELITHIRCCDSDSCEYARCKPSRVLLHHFHYCRAANCPVCVSVHSLMASCRIPARALSDAGSESQAVASNTTSKGRDSNEITGDMESRFTTMQLTCALADVVPGSQMDVDNGRIKRDGAIAELSDDKLAKCRKIQHASLLVTNNGSSAALHSSKDNSYGFQEAQFQNCKQTDMVMSVKCETFDTKTEQFISTGHEKFTTNGSGIEQNQIKIIDMKSNASNHVKCIVKQETLMVEEKIDQARNDIKQENFEKSTDQATASKSGKPKIKGVSLTELFTPEQIRDHIHSLRRWDGQSKAKAEKNQAIGHSMNENSCQLCAVEKLTFDPTPLYCSICGARIKRNAMYYTVGSGETRHYFCIPCYNEARSDTIAVEGSTLLKAKLEKKKNDEETEEWWVQCDKCEAWQHQICSLFNGRRNERGQAEYTCPNCYVKEIENGEHKPLPQSAVLGAKDLPTTILSDHIEQRLFKRLKQERMDRARLLGKNIEEVPGAEGLVVRVVSSVDKKLEVKRRFLEIFQEENYPKEFPYKSKALLLFQKIEGVEVCLFAMYVQEFGSECSFPNQRRVYLSYLDSVKYFRPDTISVTGEALRTVVYHEILIGYLEYCKKRGFTSCYIWACPPLKGEDYILYCHPEIQKTPKSDKLREWYLAMLRKATKENVVADVTNLYDHFFVNTGECKTKVTAARLPYFDGDYWPGAAEDMINQLCLEDDSRKQQKKGKTKSTISKRALKAAGHIDLSGNASKDALLMQKLGETIYPMKEDFIMVHLQHACTHCCELMVSGTRWVCNQCKNFQLCAKCNGLEQRFDERERHPITSQDKHVLCPVSCSSCVLFTAFD
- the LOC122025691 gene encoding histone acetyltransferase HAC1-like isoform X5, with protein sequence MPNGVINSGLDSVGSNVQFNRSTNLEGLIKTGPMQQHFDQQIHQSRMPVPLSEQMLSSGVNVYAMKVTDISGSDNDHGHGSSVLSAMNNLNSGSLQTRVGTNPSLLHHQTNLNPQYTQIRPHTIDPSQKFNLNASQLTNEVLQSQSQVQQSQQQVSSSYPQFFQNQTKLLLLQQQQQQQSQQNQISLPPDTLRQTSGTSLDEQMPGHELMTPSGALHSQVSQQIQASESQSNFFDVHSRAQFVNPLSGSEDFLVQIPQGSQQSLHPNVLVDNFQRCINNQSSESQTRDQFQLQPSRGVQVLNKLSSEEPSEFHQKITVKNEVQQPHMSLQGCNASAATMMPHFSSRLAPGLEESVGKSNYLKQIRWLLFLHHARRCPSPKGQCPEVNCLRVQELITHIRCCDSDSCEYARCKPSRVLLHHFHYCRAANCPVCVSVHSLMASCRIPARALSDAGSESQAVASNTTSKGRDSNEITGDMESRFTTMQLTCALADVVPGSQMDVDNGRIKRDGAIAELSDDKLAKCRKIQHASLLVTNNGSSAALHSSKDNSYGFQEAQFQNCKQTDMVMSVKCETFDTKTEQFISTGHEKFTTNGSGIEQNQIKIIDMKSNASNHVKCIVKQETLMVEEKIDQARNDIKQENFEKSTDQATASKSGKPKIKGVSLTELFTPEQIRDHIHSLRRWDGQSKAKAEKNQAIGHSMNENSCQLCAVEKLTFDPTPLYCSICGARIKRNAMYYTVGSGETRHYFCIPCYNEARSDTIAVEGSTLLKAKLEKKKNDEETEEWWVQCDKCEAWQHQICSLFNGRRNERGQAEYTCPNCYVKEIENGEHKPLPQSAVLGAKDLPTTILSDHIEQRLFKRLKQERMDRARLLGKNIEEVPGAEGLVVRVVSSVDKKLEVKRRFLEIFQEENYPKEFPYKSKALLLFQKIEGVEVCLFAMYVQEFGSECSFPNQRRVYLSYLDSVKYFRPDTISVTGEALRTVVYHEILIGYLEYCKKRGFTSCYIWACPPLKGEDYILYCHPEIQKTPKSDKLREWYLAMLRKATKENVVADVTNLYDHFFVNTGECKTKVTAARLPYFDGDYWPGAAEDMINQLCLEDDSRKQQKKGKTKSTISKRALKAAGHIDLSGNASKDALLMQKLGETIYPMKEDFIMVHLQHACTHCCELMVSGTRWVCNQCKNFQLCAKCNGLEQRFDERERHPITSQDKHVLCPIEINDVTMDTKDEDEILESEFFDTRQAFLSLCQGNHYQYDTLRRAKHSSMMVLYHLHNPTAPAFVMTCNVCQHDIETGQGWHCETCSDFDVCNGCYQKEGGIDHPHKLTNHPSTAECDAQNKEARQNRVLQLRKMLDLLVHASQCRIPQCQYPNCRKVKSLFRHGIQCKTRASGGCLLCKRMWYLLQLHSRACNKSECSVPRCRDLREHLRRLQQQSESRRRAAVMEMMRQRAAEVS